The Neodiprion fabricii isolate iyNeoFabr1 chromosome 4, iyNeoFabr1.1, whole genome shotgun sequence genome window below encodes:
- the LOC124180086 gene encoding zinc finger protein 511, with the protein MDTFLTQIGIGQRAPHDKFFEDTYKTCKIFVRKGVTIIDDEELCHEAVKEFTCNVPGCTATFQTLVDFEVHYNGSHRYICLECKKCRPSARLLDIHIEETHDSFFRVLADRQPMYQCYVSECEMKFKTLADRREHCTTVHKYPKHFRFDEGNWRKGRGDSEDQMEVDKEPRSTKLQKNIPRLNKNQKCRTFRPSDKEISSKNVPIIATLSSMVNVASPNKASSLSFVPRQVSSYSKVLSKQSNSHRDVLNNGCMMELADTLPQ; encoded by the exons ATGGACACTTTTTTGACGCAAATTGGAATCGGGCAGAGAGCACCTCATGATAAGTTCTTCGAAGACACTTataaaacttgtaaaattttcgttaGAAAAGGTGTTACAATTATCGACGACGAGGAATTGTGCCACGAAGC TGTAAAAGAATTCACGTGCAATGTACCTGGGTGCACAGCTACGTTCCAGACGCTTGTTGATTTCGAGGTGCATTATAACGGGTCGCATAGATACATTTGCTTGGAGTGCAAAAAGTGTAGACCGAGTGCCAGGCTTTTGGATATACACATAGAAGAAACACATGATAGTTTTTTCAGAGTTTTGGCTGATCGGCAACCGATG taTCAATGTTACGTATCCGAGTGCGAAATGAAGTTCAAAACTCTGGCGGATAGACGAGAACACTGTACAACAGTGCACAAATATCCCAAACACTTTCGTTTTGACGAAGGAAATTGGCGAAAGGGCAGAGGGGATTCTGAGGATCAAATGGAAGTTGATAAGGAACCGCGATCCACCAAGTTGCAGAAAAACATTCCTCGTTTAAATAAGAATCAAAAGTGTAGAACATTTCGTCCCAGTGATAAAGAAATATCGTCTAAAAATGTTCCCATAATAGCGACTTTAAGTTCCATGGTAAATGTTGCGTCACCAAATAAGGCATCCTCTTTATCCTTTGTTCCTAGGCAGGTGTCGTCCTATTCAAAAGTGCTTTCGAAGCAGAGTAATTCACACAGGGATGTATTAAATAACGGATGCATGATGGAATTGGCTGATACTCTACCACAATGA